The following nucleotide sequence is from Pseudomonas sp. S09G 359.
TTTGCCGTTTGCCCTGTTGCCACTGGCCATCGCCCATGCGGCGGATGAACACGACCATGAGCATGAACACGGCAGCCTCGGCGCCCACGAGCACGGCGTCGGCCGCCTCAATGCGGTACTCGACGGCCAGGCCCTGGAGCTTGAGCTGGACAGCCCGGCGATGAACCTGGTGGGCTTCGAACACCTGGCCACCAGCGCCGCCGACAAAGCCAAGGTCGCCGCCGCACGCAAGCAGCTGGAAAACCCATTGGCCCTGTTCAACCTGCCCAAGGCCGCCGGTTGCGTGATCAGCACCCAGGAACTCAACAGCCCACTGTTCGGTGACAAGCCGGAAGCCGATCACGATGATGATGATCACGACGAAGACGCCAAAGGCGGCGCCCACGAGCATCATCACGACCACAGCGAGATCCACGCCCACTACCAATTCACCTGTGCCACGCCGACCGCCCTGAGCAACCTGGACCTGACCCAGGTGTTCAAGACCTTCCCCGCCACCCAGAAAATTCAGGTACAACTGATCGGTCCGAGCGGCCAGCAAGGTGTTGAAGCAACAGCACAGGCCGCTACCCTGAAATTCTGATCTGAAAACCCAATCACTGTGGGAGCTGGCTTGCCTGCGATCCAGGCGCTGCGGTATATCAGGCACACTGCGGCGCTGCCATCGCAGGCAAGCCAGCTCCCACATTTGATCGGTGTCATCATCCAAATCAAACCAGACCACTGATTCCCTATGACCCAAGCGTTAATCGAACTGCACGACCTGGGCTTCAACTGGCCCGGTCACCCACAGTTGCTGGATATTCCCGCGTTTCGCCTGGAACGCGGGGAAACCCTGTTTCTCAAAGGCCCCAGCGGCAGTGGCAAAACCACCTTGCTCGGCCTGCTGGGCGGCGTGCAGAAACCCAGCCGAGGCAGCATCCGCCTGCTCGGACAGGAGCTCACCGAACTCTCGGCCGGCGCCCGCGATCGTTTTCGGGTGAACCACACCGGCTATATCTTTCAGCAGTTCAACCTGCTGCCGTTTCTGTCGGTGCGCGAGAATGTCGAACTGCCCTGCCACTTTTCCAAGGTGCGTGCGCAACGGGCGATCCAGCGTCACGGCAGTGTCGACAAGGCCGCCGCCACCTTGCTCGCGCACCTCGGTTTAAAGGACAAGGACCTGCTGGAGCGGCGCGCCGATTCGCTGTCCATCGGCCAGCAGCAACGGGTGGCCGCCGCTCGTGCCCTGATCGGCCAACCCGAACTGGTGATCGCCGACGAACCCACCTCGGCCCTGGACTACGACGCCCGCGAAGCCTTCCTTCAACTGCTGTTCGCCGAGTGCCGTGAAGCCGGGGCCAGCCTGTTGTTTGTCAGCCATGACCAGAGCCTGGCGCCGCTGTTCGACCGCAACCTGTCGCTGGCCGAACTCAATCGCGCCGCCACGCCCGCAGAGGTTTGAGATGTATCTGTTCCGTCTAGCCATGGCCAGCCTGGCTAACCGCCGCTTTACCGCGATCCTCACCGCCTTCGCCATCGCGCTTTCAGTGTGCTTGCTGCTCGCGGTGGAGCGCGTGCGCGTCGAGGCACGCAACAGCTTCGCCAGCACCATCAGCGGCACCGACCTGATCGTCGGCGCGCGGTCGGGCTCGGTGAACCTGCTGTTGTATTCGGTGTTTCGCATTGGCAACGCCACCAACAATATCCGCTGGGACAGCTACGAGCATTTTGCCGCCAGCCCCCAGGTGAAATGGGCGATCCCGATTTCCCTCGGCGACTCCCATCGCGGTTACCGCGTGATGGGCACCAACGAGTCGTATTTCGAGCATTACCAGTACGGCCGCAAACAAAACCTCGAACTGGCCAGCGGCCGCGCCTTCGCCACCGACCCGTTCGAAGTGGTACTCGGCGCCGAAGTGGCCGAGGCGCTGCACTACAAGCTCGGCGACAAGCTGGTGCTGGCCCACGGCGTGGCGGTGGTCAGCCTGGTGAAACACGATGACAAACCCTTCACCGTGGTCGGCATTCTCAAACGCACCGGCACGCCGGTGGACCGCACGCTGCATATCAGCCTTGGCGGCATGGAAGCGATCCATATCGACTGGCACAACGGCGTGCCGGCCCAGGGCAAAGGCCGCATCAGCGCCGACCAGGCACGCAATATGGACCTCACCCCGCAGGCCATCACCGCGTTTATGCTCGGCCTGAACAACAAGATTTCCACCTTCGCCCTGCAGCGCGAGATCAATGAATTCCGTGGTGAGCCGATGCTGGCGATCCTGCCCGGCGTGGCCCTGCAAGAACTGTGGAGCATGATGGGCACTGCCGAAAAAGCGTTGTTTGTGATCTCGCTGTTTGTGGTGCTCACAGGGTTGATCGGCATGCTCACGGCGATCCTCACCAGCCTCAACGAACGCCGCCGCGAAATGGCGATCCTGCGTTCAGTCGGCGCGCGCCCGTGGCATATCGCGACGTTGCTGATCTTCGAAGCCTTCGCCCTGGCCTTGTCCGGCGTGATCGCGGGCCTGGGCTTGTTGTATGTGTGCATCGCCGCCTCGCGCGGGTACTTGCAGGCCAACTATGGCCTGGACCTGCCGATGGCCTGGCCGAGCGAATATGAATGGACCCTGCTCGCCGGTATCCTGGCCGCCGCGCTGTTGATGGGCAGCGTGCCCGCGTGGCGCGCCTATCGACAATCGTTGGCCGATGGCCTGTCCATACGTTTATGAGGAAGGCTCTGATGCGTCGCGCTCTGTTTGCGTTATTGCTGCTGGTGGTGGTGCCCGCCTGGGCTGAGGAACAGCCCAAGGACCTGTCCTGGCAGGAGATGATTCCGCCGGACGCACCGCCGGAAATCCCCAACATGAAACCGCTGCACGACCTGTCGAACATGGCCGATGCCTTGTCCGTCGAGGCGGCGCCAGCAGCCAAGCAAGACCTGCCTAACGCGCCGGTGGTGCAGAGTCTGGATGGCCAGCATATTCGCCTGCCGGGGTATATCGTGCCGCTGGAAGTCAGCGAGGAAGGCCGCACCACCGAGTTCCTGCTGGTGCCGTATTTCGGCGCGTGCATCCATGTGCCGCCACCGCCGTCGAACCAGATTGTGCATGTGAAAAGCGAGGTCGGCGTGAAGCTCGATGAGCTTTACCAGCCTTATTGGATCGAGGGCGCGATGCAGGTCAAGCCGTCCAGCAGCGAACTGGCCGACGCCGGTTACCAGATGGATGCCGAGAAGATTTATATCTACGAACTGCCGGAGTAGAGCTGATCGCCCTTTCATTGAGCTGAGTCAAAAGATCGCGCGGAACGATCTTTACCATTGGACGTACAACTTTTAAACGTCCTTTTGGAGCTCCCATGAACAAGTCTCTGCTCGGCGCGTCCCTCTTCGCGCTCGCCCTCGCCGCCCCTGTCGCTCACGCTCACGAAGCGGGCGACATTCTGGTTCGTGCCGGTGCAATCACCGTGAACCCGAAAGCCGACAGCGGCCACGTCAAGGTTGACCAGGGCCCATTGGCCGGCACCAACCTGGGCGGCAAGGCGACCATGAGCAGCGACACTCAGCTGGGCTTGAACTTTGCCTACATGCTCACCAACCACGTCGGTATCGAGCTGCTGGCCGCCACGCCGTTCGAGCACGACGTGAAGATCAAGGGCACGGCCCTCGGCGCCGCCAATGGCAAGCTGGGCACCCTCAAGCATCTGCCGCCGACCTTGAGCGTCGTGTACTACCCACTGGACAACAAGTCCGCCTTCCAACCCTACGTGGGCGCTGGCATCAACTACACCTGGATCTACGACGAACACGTCGGCAGTCGCGCACAAGGCGCCGGCTTCAACAACTTCAAGGCCGAGAACTCCTGGGGCTGGGCCGCGCAGATCGGCGCTGACTATATGATCAACGACAAGTGGATGATCAACGCCCAGGCGCGCTATATCGACATCAGCACCAAGGCGACGGTGGAAAACAACGCCGTGGCCCCTGGCACTCGCGCCAAGGTCAATGTGGACGTGGACCCGATGGTCTACATGGTGGGTATTGGCTACAAGTTCTAAGCAACACGCAATGTGGGAGGGGGCTTGCCCCCGATAGCGGTGGATCAGCCAATGAATCTGTTGACTGACACTATGCTATCGGGGGCAAGCCCCCTCCCACATTTGGTCCCCTGCCACATTGGGGTTTCGGGTTTTGTCAGCTATGGCGATAAAACCGATCCAGTAACGCCGGCAACCCCGCCCGCCACGCCCGTGGCTTGATGCCGAAGGTGTGAAGGATTTTCTTGCAGGCCAGCACCGCGTGCTGCGGCTCATCCGCCGCATCCGGCCGGGCCGCGTGGGCTTGGGCAGTTGGCGATTCAATGGCCAACGGGTGGAAGTTGCGCGCTTCGGTGAGGATCGCCTGGCCCAGCGCCAGCGGCGTGGTCGCCTCATGCCCGGCGTAGTGGTAAGTGCCCCATAGCGGCGCCGCGCAATCGAGTTGCTTGAGCACCGAGATGATCACCCGCGCGGCATCGTCCACCGGCGTCGGGTTGCCGCGACGGTCATCCGCCATCAGCAATTCATCGGGTTTCTCGGCCCGGGCGAGGAAGCGCCCGAGAGTGCCGTCGACGCTGTCATCCAGCAGCCAGCCAAAGCGCAGCAGCACGTGTTGCGGGCAAGTGGCGCGCACGCTCTGCTCAATGCGCCACAACGCCTGGCCACGCAGGCCCAAAGGCACCGGTTCGTCCTTTTCGCTGTAGGCGGTGGCGCGGGAGCCATCGAACACACGGTAGCTGGACGGCTGCACCAGGGTGATGTTGTGGTGCTGACACAGTTCGGCCAGGCGTTCGATGGCGAACTCCTGGGCGGCCAAGCGGGTTTCGCTGACCGCTTCGGCCTGGAACCAGTCGAAGTAGTAGGCGAGGTTGATCAACGCATCGGGACGGGTGTCGTCGAGCAATTGGGTAAGGCTCGCGGCATCCCAGCCGTCTTGGGGCGGTTTGGGTGCGAGGAAACCAATGTCTTCCTCTGCACCAAGGCGAATCAGCGCCTGCCCGAGGGCATTCCCGCCGCCCAGTAACATAAGGCGCATTCGCATAGAGTGTGCAGGCCCGGTCTGTTTGGAACGATGGCTATGGTCGGCAGGCCCGTGAGCCATGCCGCTGGCATTTGCCAGAATCGTTGCATTTTGCGGGTTTGTAGCGCAACCGTCACGGATAAAGTACGTGTTTGCAACTTGTTGGACCACGGGCTATCAATCACTAGATGAATCTTCCCGAATCAACCGACACCGCCTTGAGCGGTTTCCACCCCGCGGTCAGCGCCTGGTTCCGCGCCACGTTCGCCTCGGTGACCAGCG
It contains:
- a CDS encoding DUF3299 domain-containing protein, which gives rise to MRRALFALLLLVVVPAWAEEQPKDLSWQEMIPPDAPPEIPNMKPLHDLSNMADALSVEAAPAAKQDLPNAPVVQSLDGQHIRLPGYIVPLEVSEEGRTTEFLLVPYFGACIHVPPPPSNQIVHVKSEVGVKLDELYQPYWIEGAMQVKPSSSELADAGYQMDAEKIYIYELPE
- a CDS encoding ABC transporter permease, producing MYLFRLAMASLANRRFTAILTAFAIALSVCLLLAVERVRVEARNSFASTISGTDLIVGARSGSVNLLLYSVFRIGNATNNIRWDSYEHFAASPQVKWAIPISLGDSHRGYRVMGTNESYFEHYQYGRKQNLELASGRAFATDPFEVVLGAEVAEALHYKLGDKLVLAHGVAVVSLVKHDDKPFTVVGILKRTGTPVDRTLHISLGGMEAIHIDWHNGVPAQGKGRISADQARNMDLTPQAITAFMLGLNNKISTFALQREINEFRGEPMLAILPGVALQELWSMMGTAEKALFVISLFVVLTGLIGMLTAILTSLNERRREMAILRSVGARPWHIATLLIFEAFALALSGVIAGLGLLYVCIAASRGYLQANYGLDLPMAWPSEYEWTLLAGILAAALLMGSVPAWRAYRQSLADGLSIRL
- a CDS encoding DUF2796 domain-containing protein codes for the protein MRRLLLALPFALLPLAIAHAADEHDHEHEHGSLGAHEHGVGRLNAVLDGQALELELDSPAMNLVGFEHLATSAADKAKVAAARKQLENPLALFNLPKAAGCVISTQELNSPLFGDKPEADHDDDDHDEDAKGGAHEHHHDHSEIHAHYQFTCATPTALSNLDLTQVFKTFPATQKIQVQLIGPSGQQGVEATAQAATLKF
- a CDS encoding sugar nucleotide-binding protein, whose translation is MRMRLMLLGGGNALGQALIRLGAEEDIGFLAPKPPQDGWDAASLTQLLDDTRPDALINLAYYFDWFQAEAVSETRLAAQEFAIERLAELCQHHNITLVQPSSYRVFDGSRATAYSEKDEPVPLGLRGQALWRIEQSVRATCPQHVLLRFGWLLDDSVDGTLGRFLARAEKPDELLMADDRRGNPTPVDDAARVIISVLKQLDCAAPLWGTYHYAGHEATTPLALGQAILTEARNFHPLAIESPTAQAHAARPDAADEPQHAVLACKKILHTFGIKPRAWRAGLPALLDRFYRHS
- a CDS encoding OmpW family protein, which gives rise to MNKSLLGASLFALALAAPVAHAHEAGDILVRAGAITVNPKADSGHVKVDQGPLAGTNLGGKATMSSDTQLGLNFAYMLTNHVGIELLAATPFEHDVKIKGTALGAANGKLGTLKHLPPTLSVVYYPLDNKSAFQPYVGAGINYTWIYDEHVGSRAQGAGFNNFKAENSWGWAAQIGADYMINDKWMINAQARYIDISTKATVENNAVAPGTRAKVNVDVDPMVYMVGIGYKF
- a CDS encoding ABC transporter ATP-binding protein yields the protein MTQALIELHDLGFNWPGHPQLLDIPAFRLERGETLFLKGPSGSGKTTLLGLLGGVQKPSRGSIRLLGQELTELSAGARDRFRVNHTGYIFQQFNLLPFLSVRENVELPCHFSKVRAQRAIQRHGSVDKAAATLLAHLGLKDKDLLERRADSLSIGQQQRVAAARALIGQPELVIADEPTSALDYDAREAFLQLLFAECREAGASLLFVSHDQSLAPLFDRNLSLAELNRAATPAEV